From Struthio camelus isolate bStrCam1 chromosome 21, bStrCam1.hap1, whole genome shotgun sequence, one genomic window encodes:
- the TMEM269 gene encoding transmembrane protein 269 isoform X2, which translates to MWTTTAAAAAPAGIFQHTKKLFLSEQAGRAQALEFARKNAANALSMANLIMGLSSILCSLNGQYYYSCWLLLVGFLLDLADGAVARQLDACSALGAKLDDFADFTSFGLATALLLRTQGVLDGLLAVAYVLAVFARLCFFSSGIPFTYRGLPCPYASSLLAGTFLLTGGHLMLLRVTATVMILFMVDQGFYPHDKILESQLWKKVVYAGGVAAVLFSPSSVLSLYYLAWSTSYIFFPFAVWSCKV; encoded by the exons ATGTGgacgacgacggcggcggcggcggcgccggccg GTATCTTCCAGCACACGAAGAAGCTGTTCCTGAGCGAGCAAGCGGGCCGGGCCCAGGCTCTGGAGTTTGCCCGTAAAAATGCCGCCAACGCGCTCTCCATGGCTAACCTGATCATGGGGCTCTCCTCCATCCTCTGTAGCTTAAACGG GCAATACTACTACTCGTGCTGGCTGCTCCTGGTGGGCTTCCTGCTGGATCTAGCCGACGGCGCCGTCGCCCGGCAGCTCGACGCTTGCTCGGCCCTGG GCGCCAAGCTGGACGACTTTGCCGACTTCACGTCCTTCGGGCTGgccacagctctgctgctccGAACCCAGGGGGTCCTCGACGGGCTGCTGGCCGTCGCCTACGTGCTGGCCGTTTTCGCTCGCCTCTGCTTCTTCTCCAGCG GGATCCCCTTCACGTACCGCGGGCTGCCCTGCCCCTACGCCTCGTCGCTGCTGGCCGGGACCTTCCTGCTGACCGGCGGCCACCTCATGCTGCTGCGCGTCACCGCCACCGTCATGATCCTCTTCATGGTCGACCAGGGCTTCTACCCGCACGACAAAATCCTCGAGTCCCAGCTCTGGAAGAAGGTGGTCTACGCCGGAG GGGTCGCCGCGGTCCTGTTCTCACCCTCGTCGGTCCTTTCCCTCTACTATCTCGCCTGGTCAACTTCGTACATCTTCTTCCCCTTCGCCGTGTGGAGCTGCAAAGTCTAA
- the TMEM269 gene encoding transmembrane protein 269 isoform X1 produces the protein MWTTTAAAAAPADEESHELAWLWEHGKGIFQHTKKLFLSEQAGRAQALEFARKNAANALSMANLIMGLSSILCSLNGQYYYSCWLLLVGFLLDLADGAVARQLDACSALGAKLDDFADFTSFGLATALLLRTQGVLDGLLAVAYVLAVFARLCFFSSGIPFTYRGLPCPYASSLLAGTFLLTGGHLMLLRVTATVMILFMVDQGFYPHDKILESQLWKKVVYAGGVAAVLFSPSSVLSLYYLAWSTSYIFFPFAVWSCKV, from the exons ATGTGgacgacgacggcggcggcggcggcgccggccg atgaagAATCTCATGAACTTGCCTGGCTTTGGGAACACGGCAAAG GTATCTTCCAGCACACGAAGAAGCTGTTCCTGAGCGAGCAAGCGGGCCGGGCCCAGGCTCTGGAGTTTGCCCGTAAAAATGCCGCCAACGCGCTCTCCATGGCTAACCTGATCATGGGGCTCTCCTCCATCCTCTGTAGCTTAAACGG GCAATACTACTACTCGTGCTGGCTGCTCCTGGTGGGCTTCCTGCTGGATCTAGCCGACGGCGCCGTCGCCCGGCAGCTCGACGCTTGCTCGGCCCTGG GCGCCAAGCTGGACGACTTTGCCGACTTCACGTCCTTCGGGCTGgccacagctctgctgctccGAACCCAGGGGGTCCTCGACGGGCTGCTGGCCGTCGCCTACGTGCTGGCCGTTTTCGCTCGCCTCTGCTTCTTCTCCAGCG GGATCCCCTTCACGTACCGCGGGCTGCCCTGCCCCTACGCCTCGTCGCTGCTGGCCGGGACCTTCCTGCTGACCGGCGGCCACCTCATGCTGCTGCGCGTCACCGCCACCGTCATGATCCTCTTCATGGTCGACCAGGGCTTCTACCCGCACGACAAAATCCTCGAGTCCCAGCTCTGGAAGAAGGTGGTCTACGCCGGAG GGGTCGCCGCGGTCCTGTTCTCACCCTCGTCGGTCCTTTCCCTCTACTATCTCGCCTGGTCAACTTCGTACATCTTCTTCCCCTTCGCCGTGTGGAGCTGCAAAGTCTAA